The Atribacterota bacterium genomic interval CATTAGATTACTCTTTACTAATATTACAATTCTTTGTGATTTACTGCAAATTTATATTATATATTATTAACATTTATTGTAAAAACTAATAAGGACTTATTATGACAGAGAATTCTAAAAACATATTATTAGGTGTTGGAAATAGTTTAAGGGGTGATGATGGTGCCGGTTCCTTTATTGCCAACAATTTTTCACATAAAAACTGGATTGTTTTAGATGGAAAAACTGCACCTGAAAACTGCACAGCAGTTATTAAAAGGGAAAAACCTGATCTACTTGTAATAATTGATGCTGCAGATATAAATCTTGCTCCAGGTGATTTTTCTGTTATTGCTCTTGATAAAATAAAAGAATATCAGCTTTCCACTCATTCAATGCCATTACACTTATTAATAGAATATCTTACTCCTTATTGTAAAAAAATAATACTAATCGGTATTCAACCAAAAAACATACAAACAAGTGAAAATTTAACTGATCAGGTTTCAGAAGGATGTTATAAGATAATAAGTATTTTAAAGGATAATAAAATTAGCAGCATTCCCGTCATACAATAAAAATACCACGCTTTTTTGCGCGGTATTTTTATTGTTATTTTTATATTATTATACAATTCACTTCACATATTTTTTAAAAACAAAACTGCAATCAAATTTATTTAACAATCATTTCGGGACTTAGCCGATCCTCATTTGCCAGTAAAAAATCTTCTGACATATGTAAACAATTAACCGGGCATATATCATTACACTGTGAACAAAAAATACATCTGTCAATTCTTATTTTGATCTTCTTTTCATCAGGGATAAATTCAATTGCACGGGATGGACAAACTCTAACACATAAACGACAACCAATACATTTATCCCTTTCATAAGTTATTTTTCCCCTGAATTTTTCTGGTATTTCCACTGGTGGATTTATATTTGCTTCACCTTTTCCTACTTTATTAATTAATTCAGTAACGGTTGTGTCTCCCGGATAATATTTAATAGGAAAACAATTTGTTGCTGCTTTGTTAAATAGTTGTTTAATTAATTCAAATACCATTGGAGTAGGCATACTCTTCACCTCAACTTATATTAAATAATCCACTACAATCAATAATAAACCCATCAGTCCAACTACTGATAGATAGATCAAATAGGTAACGGAAGCTTGGTCTATCTTAAAACGGGCTAATGCTACTCGAATATAAGTAGCTTCAAAAAATATAACTATAAACATTTTTAATACAAAGAATAATATATCTATTATCCTTGCAAATACACCACTAAAAGAAAACAAATGAGCTATATTATATGGAAAGAACAAGACAACAGTTAAAGCAGCCATAACTACCAGCTTAACTGCATTTGCGAGTTCAAATAAGGCTAAATTTCTTCCAGAATATTCAACCAGGGCACCACCCGCTAATTCAGTTTCAGCTTCTGGAGTGTCAAAAGGAACAATAGACAATTCTGCTGGCGTAACAATTGCTAAAGTAAAAAGAAGTAATATGGCACCCAGGAATCCCAATGGTCCCACTACTCCCCATATTGGATTAGCGGTAAGAATATCCAGTGAAAATATGTTTAAACCAGGATACGCAAGATTTAATCGCCATCCAAGTGCAATAATAATTGTAACTAACGGTAATTCATAACTCATCATTAAAACCATTTCTCTTTGTGCACCAATACTGGCATAAGTTGAACCAGAGCTAAACCCGCCTACAACCAGGGCAACAGCAGGTATTGCTAATAAATATGCAATTAATATTAGATCTCCGGATCCCCCCAACAATGCCGGGAAAGAAGCAATAGGAATATAAAATAAAATAGTGATTGTTGAAACAAGAGCCAGTAACGGTGCTCCGTTAAAAACCCATGGTACTGCATTCTCTGGAACCACAGTTTCTTTAATCATCAGTTTAAAAAAGTCATAAAATGGTTGCCTGATTGGTGGTCCAATTCTTGATTGCATCTTAGCTGCTATTTTTCTATCTAAACCTTTATAAAAGAGACCAATAGTTATTCCTAAAAAAGCAATTACTATTGCCCCAACAATCTTTAATAAAAAAATCAAAACACCACTCTCCATCATTGTAATAACCTCCTGGTTTTTTCAACGCTTAACTTTCTCAATTGATCCCTGGTCAATATTTCTTGTTTATAAGTATTTGAATCTACCAGGGTAACTCTGTCCATGCAACCTATACAAGGATCTATAGAGGCAATAACAATTGGAATATCAGCAACTTCCTGATTTTTTAACATAGGCACCCATGGCATTAGGTTATTGTACGTTGGAGCTCTTGCTTTCCACACCTCAGGGCTTTCCCCTTCACCTAATTTTACATAGTGAATAACTTCTCCTCTAGGAGCTTCGTGTCGGCCAACTCCTTCACCGGTTGCTTTTTTAAGTGTTCCTAATAATTTTGCTAATTTCTTTTCAGATAAAATATCCCCATCAGGCATATTATTTACACAATACTCAATTATTTCAACTGATTGTTTTACTTCTAATAATCTTACTATAATCCTATCAAAAACATCACCATTAACTTCTCCAGAAAATGCTTCTGGAGTAATGGCCTTGATATCCATATCTGCATATGCAGAATACGGATGATCCTGCCTGACATCTTTTTTGACACCCGAGGCTCTGGTTGTTGGCCCTACTGCTGACAAATTAAGCGCTTCCTCATAAGATAATGGGCCAATACCTTTTGTTCTCAAGGCAATGCTGGGATCTTGCAAAAATACATCCTCTAATTTCTGATAAGTTTCCTTGTAATATTCCAATGTTTGTTTGATTCTGGGCATATGCTCATCTGTAATGTCCCTTCTAACTCCACCTATCGTAAAAACACCATAATTTACACGATTACCGGTTAATAGTTCTAACAAATCCATTACATTTTCCCGGACTTTCCATGATAAGAAAAGTACTGAGTCAAACCCTAACTCATGGGCAGCAACACCAGCCCAAAGTATATGTGAATGTATTCTTTCTAATTCTGCAATAATTGCCCTTATATATTCTGCCCTGGGAGGAACTTCAATATTTGCAGCACTTTCAACAGCTCTACAAAAAGCATAAGGATGTGATACAGAGCAAATACCACAAATCCTTTCTGCTAAATAAATAATCTGGATTATATTCCTATTTCTTCCCATAAATTCTATGCCGCGATGGTTGTCTCCAGGGGCTAAATCTACGGATGTAATCTTTTCTCCTGCTATTTCAAAATTAAAGGTCATCGGTTCTTCCAATGAAGGATGAATCGGACCAATAGGTACTTTATAACTCGACTTGGCCAATTTAAATCACCTCAACTTTCATTTTTGAATGAGATCATCCAATCCTTTTTGGTTTTTTCTAAACGGATAAATATTTTTCGGAAAATCTTCCGGTAAAAATATATTATGCATATCCGGCAATCCAACAAAATTAACACCAAACATTTCCTTAATTTCCCTCTCAGTAGTTTGTGCACCAGGAATGATATCAGTTATCGTGCTAATAGATGGTTCTTTAATATCTAATTTTACCTTTATATTAAGACAAACTTCTTTGCCCTCTTCTCCATAATATATAGACATAAGATACGTTAAAA includes:
- the hycI gene encoding hydrogenase maturation peptidase HycI translates to MTENSKNILLGVGNSLRGDDGAGSFIANNFSHKNWIVLDGKTAPENCTAVIKREKPDLLVIIDAADINLAPGDFSVIALDKIKEYQLSTHSMPLHLLIEYLTPYCKKIILIGIQPKNIQTSENLTDQVSEGCYKIISILKDNKISSIPVIQ
- a CDS encoding NADH-quinone oxidoreductase subunit H yields the protein MMESGVLIFLLKIVGAIVIAFLGITIGLFYKGLDRKIAAKMQSRIGPPIRQPFYDFFKLMIKETVVPENAVPWVFNGAPLLALVSTITILFYIPIASFPALLGGSGDLILIAYLLAIPAVALVVGGFSSGSTYASIGAQREMVLMMSYELPLVTIIIALGWRLNLAYPGLNIFSLDILTANPIWGVVGPLGFLGAILLLFTLAIVTPAELSIVPFDTPEAETELAGGALVEYSGRNLALFELANAVKLVVMAALTVVLFFPYNIAHLFSFSGVFARIIDILFFVLKMFIVIFFEATYIRVALARFKIDQASVTYLIYLSVVGLMGLLLIVVDYLI
- a CDS encoding 4Fe-4S binding protein, which gives rise to MPTPMVFELIKQLFNKAATNCFPIKYYPGDTTVTELINKVGKGEANINPPVEIPEKFRGKITYERDKCIGCRLCVRVCPSRAIEFIPDEKKIKIRIDRCIFCSQCNDICPVNCLHMSEDFLLANEDRLSPEMIVK
- a CDS encoding NADH-quinone oxidoreductase subunit C, with product MQYMKPEELIDFLKKELKESLLDIRLDIKKEGIKQKENHNIWLEIKREKLIDAIELISTLHYPHISIIAGEDNGENVILTYLMSIYYGEEGKEVCLNIKVKLDIKEPSISTITDIIPGAQTTEREIKEMFGVNFVGLPDMHNIFLPEDFPKNIYPFRKNQKGLDDLIQK
- a CDS encoding nickel-dependent hydrogenase large subunit, with translation MAKSSYKVPIGPIHPSLEEPMTFNFEIAGEKITSVDLAPGDNHRGIEFMGRNRNIIQIIYLAERICGICSVSHPYAFCRAVESAANIEVPPRAEYIRAIIAELERIHSHILWAGVAAHELGFDSVLFLSWKVRENVMDLLELLTGNRVNYGVFTIGGVRRDITDEHMPRIKQTLEYYKETYQKLEDVFLQDPSIALRTKGIGPLSYEEALNLSAVGPTTRASGVKKDVRQDHPYSAYADMDIKAITPEAFSGEVNGDVFDRIIVRLLEVKQSVEIIEYCVNNMPDGDILSEKKLAKLLGTLKKATGEGVGRHEAPRGEVIHYVKLGEGESPEVWKARAPTYNNLMPWVPMLKNQEVADIPIVIASIDPCIGCMDRVTLVDSNTYKQEILTRDQLRKLSVEKTRRLLQ